The following are encoded together in the Perca fluviatilis chromosome 23, GENO_Pfluv_1.0, whole genome shotgun sequence genome:
- the LOC120553690 gene encoding shematrin-like protein 1 isoform X18 produces the protein MWLQHPKMWLQHPNIPICGYNILKRGYNIPICGYNIPTSQHVATTSLNVATTSQHPKMWLQHPNMWLQHPNIPTCGYNILNCGYNISTCGYNIPTCGYNIPTCGYNIPTCGYNIPTCGYNIPTCGYNIPTCGYNIPTCGYNIPTCGYNIPTCGYNILKCGYNIPTCGYNIPTCGYNIPKCGYNIPTCGYNIPTCGYNILKCGYNIPTCGYNIPTCCYNIPKCGYNIPTCGYNIPTYGYNIPTCGYNIPTCCYNIPKCGYNIPKCGYNIPTCGYNIPTCGYNIPTCGYNILKCGYLALDTDKSASFCFICTFRQISSYVSPALGGPITAIYLTRGRALRR, from the exons ATGTGGCTACAACATCCTAAAATGTGGCTACAACATCCCAACATCCCAATATGTGGCTACAACATCCTAAAACGTGGCTACAACATCCCAATATGTGGCTACAACATCCCAACATCCCAACATGTGGCTACAACATCCTTAAATGTGGCTACAACATCCCAACATCCTAAAATGTGGCTACAACATCCCAATATGTGGCTACAACATCCCAACATCCCAACATGTGGCTACAATATCCTAAATTGTGGCTACAATATCTCAACATGTGGCTACAACATCCCAACATGTGGCTACAACATCCCAACATGTGGCTACAAT ATCCCAACATGTGGCTACAACATCCCAACATGTGGCTACAACATCCCAACATGTGGCTACAACATCCCAACATGTGGCTACAACATCCCAACATGTGGCTACAATATCCCAACATGTGGCTACAACATCCCAAC ATGTGGCTACAATATCCTAAAATGTGGCTACAACATCCCAACATGTGGCTACAATATCCCAACATGTGGCTACAATATCCCAAAATGTGGCTACAATATCCCAACATGTGGCTACAACATCCCAACATGTGGCTACAATATCCTAAAATGTGGCTACAACATCCCAACATGTGGCTACAATATCCCAACATGTTGCTACAATATCCCAAAATGTGGCTACAACATCCCAACATGTGGCTACAATATCCCAACATATGGCTACAACATCCCAACATGTGGCTACAATATCCCAACATGTTGCTACAATATCCCAAAATGTGGCTACAACATCCCAAAATGTGGCTACAACATCCCAACATGTGGCTACAATATCCCAACATGTGGCTACAATATCCCAACATGTGGCTACAACATCCTAAAATGTGGCTACTTAGCTTTGGACACGGACAAATCTGCGAGCTTCTGTTTCATTTGCACATTCAGACAGATTTCCAGTTACGTCAGCCCAGCCCTGGGcggaccaatcacagccatCTATCTCACACGGGGGCGGGCTTTAAGACGATGA
- the LOC120553690 gene encoding postacrosomal sheath WW domain-binding protein-like isoform X20: protein MWLQHPKMWLQHPNIPICGYNILKRGYNIPICGYNIPTSQHVATTSLNVATTSQHPKMWLQHPNMWLQHPNIPTCGYNILNCGYNISTCGYNIPTCGYNIPTCGYNIPTCGYNIPTCGYNIPTCGYNIPTCGYNIPTCGYNIPTCGYNIPTCGYNIPTCGYNIPTCGYNIPTCGYNIPTCGYNIPTCGYNIPTCGYNIPTCGYNIPTCGYNIPTCGYNIPTCGYNIPTCGYNIPTCGYNIPTSQHVATISQHVATISQNVATISQHVATTSQHVATIS from the exons ATGTGGCTACAACATCCTAAAATGTGGCTACAACATCCCAACATCCCAATATGTGGCTACAACATCCTAAAACGTGGCTACAACATCCCAATATGTGGCTACAACATCCCAACATCCCAACATGTGGCTACAACATCCTTAAATGTGGCTACAACATCCCAACATCCTAAAATGTGGCTACAACATCCCAATATGTGGCTACAACATCCCAACATCCCAACATGTGGCTACAATATCCTAAATTGTGGCTACAATATCTCAACATGTGGCTACAACATCCCAACATGTGGCTACAACATCCCAACATGTGGCTACAAT ATCCCAACATGTGGCTACAACATCCCAACATGTGGCTACAACATCCCAACATGTGGCTACAACATCCCAACATGTGGCTACAACATCCCAACATGTGGCTACAATATCCCAACATGTGGCTACAACATCCCAAC ATGTGGCTACAACATCCCAACATGTGGCTACAACATCCCAACATGTGGCTACAACATCCCAACATGTGGCTACAACATCCCAACATGTGGCTACAACATCCCAACATGTGGCTACAATATCCCAACATGTGGCTACAACATCCCAACATGTGGCTACAATATCCCAACATGTGGCTACAATATCCCAACATGTGGCTACAACATCCCAACATGTGGCTACAACATCCCAACATGTGGCTACAACATCCCAACATGTGGCTACAATATCCCAAC ATCCCAACATGTGGCTACAATATCCCAACATGTGGCTACAATATCCCAAAATGTGGCTACAATATCCCAACATGTGGCTACAACATCCCAACATGTGGCTACAATATCCTAA
- the LOC120553690 gene encoding postacrosomal sheath WW domain-binding protein-like isoform X22 produces MWLQHPKMWLQHPNIPICGYNILKRGYNIPICGYNIPTSQHVATTSLNVATTSQHPKMWLQHPNMWLQHPNIPTCGYNILNCGYNISTCGYNIPTCGYNIPTCGYNIPTCGYNIPTCGYNIPTCGYNIPTCGYNIPTCGYNIPTCGYNIPTCGYNIPTCGYNIPTCGYNIPTCGYNIPTCGYNIPTCGYNIPTCGYNIPTCGYNIPTCGYNIPTCGYNIPTCGYNIPTCGYNIPTCGYNIPTSQHVATIS; encoded by the exons ATGTGGCTACAACATCCTAAAATGTGGCTACAACATCCCAACATCCCAATATGTGGCTACAACATCCTAAAACGTGGCTACAACATCCCAATATGTGGCTACAACATCCCAACATCCCAACATGTGGCTACAACATCCTTAAATGTGGCTACAACATCCCAACATCCTAAAATGTGGCTACAACATCCCAATATGTGGCTACAACATCCCAACATCCCAACATGTGGCTACAATATCCTAAATTGTGGCTACAATATCTCAACATGTGGCTACAACATCCCAACATGTGGCTACAACATCCCAACATGTGGCTACAAT ATCCCAACATGTGGCTACAACATCCCAACATGTGGCTACAACATCCCAACATGTGGCTACAACATCCCAACATGTGGCTACAACATCCCAACATGTGGCTACAATATCCCAACATGTGGCTACAACATCCCAAC ATGTGGCTACAACATCCCAACATGTGGCTACAACATCCCAACATGTGGCTACAACATCCCAACATGTGGCTACAACATCCCAACATGTGGCTACAACATCCCAACATGTGGCTACAATATCCCAACATGTGGCTACAACATCCCAACATGTGGCTACAATATCCCAACATGTGGCTACAATATCCCAACATGTGGCTACAACATCCCAACATGTGGCTACAACATCCCAACATGTGGCTACAACATCCCAACATGTGGCTACAATATCCCAAC atcccaACATGTGGCTACAATATCCTAA
- the LOC120553690 gene encoding postacrosomal sheath WW domain-binding protein-like isoform X21, with amino-acid sequence MWLQHPKMWLQHPNIPICGYNILKRGYNIPICGYNIPTSQHVATTSLNVATTSQHPKMWLQHPNMWLQHPNIPTCGYNILNCGYNISTCGYNIPTCGYNIPTCGYNIPTCGYNIPTCGYNIPTCGYNIPTCGYNIPTCGYNIPTCGYNIPTCGYNIPTCGYNIPTCGYNIPTCGYNIPTCGYNIPTCGYNIPTCGYNIPTCGYNIPTCGYNIPTCGYNIPTCGYNIPTCGYNIPTCGYNIPTYGYNINRSSGAAQRPADQTVVVLGSFQV; translated from the exons ATGTGGCTACAACATCCTAAAATGTGGCTACAACATCCCAACATCCCAATATGTGGCTACAACATCCTAAAACGTGGCTACAACATCCCAATATGTGGCTACAACATCCCAACATCCCAACATGTGGCTACAACATCCTTAAATGTGGCTACAACATCCCAACATCCTAAAATGTGGCTACAACATCCCAATATGTGGCTACAACATCCCAACATCCCAACATGTGGCTACAATATCCTAAATTGTGGCTACAATATCTCAACATGTGGCTACAACATCCCAACATGTGGCTACAACATCCCAACATGTGGCTACAAT ATCCCAACATGTGGCTACAACATCCCAACATGTGGCTACAACATCCCAACATGTGGCTACAACATCCCAACATGTGGCTACAACATCCCAACATGTGGCTACAATATCCCAACATGTGGCTACAACATCCCAAC ATGTGGCTACAACATCCCAACATGTGGCTACAACATCCCAACATGTGGCTACAACATCCCAACATGTGGCTACAACATCCCAACATGTGGCTACAACATCCCAACATGTGGCTACAATATCCCAACATGTGGCTACAACATCCCAACATGTGGCTACAATATCCCAACATGTGGCTACAATATCCCAACATGTGGCTACAACATCCCAACATGTGGCTACAACATCCCAACATGTGGCTACAACATCCCAACATGTGGCTACAATATCCCAACATATGGCTACAATatcaaccgctccagtggagctgctcagcggccagcagatcagactgtggtggtactgggcagcttccaggtatga